A DNA window from Salarias fasciatus chromosome 23 unlocalized genomic scaffold, fSalaFa1.1 super_scaffold_20, whole genome shotgun sequence contains the following coding sequences:
- the LOC115384109 gene encoding collagen alpha-2(V) chain-like, with protein MGPSASCRLSVCAALALLQVIAVSCQDRASNGNGTASCSVDGELHLHNAVWKPEPCRVCVCDDGVSLCEEVVCPVLSHCENAHTHTPDGECCPVCDTFASASRAVAMMSFQGQKGEPGDVPHIVGLPGPSGPAGPPGAQGHRGPRGFKGRRGFQGPPGFDGEPGIPGNPGQAGPPGHPSLPGGNLVAQMASGFGEKSGLAGMVSQTRGEAGPRGPPGSPGPQGPHGGQGIPGEAGEPGLMGEPGHRGPDGPAGKNGPDGLPGPSGATGEPGFPGSAGARGFPGLPGHPGLKGHKGHAGPTGSRGEPGPAGGKGKSGASGVMGAPGPLGPPGLQGERGRLGATGPAGKRGTPGDVGKPGPVGPLGIPGVPGFPGSPGMKGEAGPTGVRGSPGPQGARGDAGHVGPPGKTGQQGAEGPDGAPGSRGQAGLAGIQGPPGQTGQPGPPGPQGTTGAQGAKGQVGEEGVPGFKGEAGLKGERGDHGIPGPLGPIGEEGKRGPRGDAGSTGNPGPQGETGAPGNRGFPGADGLPGQKGAQGERGLPGSAGAKGLEGDPGRAGEPGLTGARGLTGLIGAQGPEGKPGPMGSAGDDGKQGSAGSTGSRGPAGSMGLPGPKGFTGDAGKMGEAGSGGAPGPRGANGKDGEAGAAGPAGPPGPAGKRGEQGPQGVNGFQGLPGTQGPPGESGKPGAEGLAGEVGANGATGPRGERGPPGERGEIGPNGLQGPKGGPGGPGPDGPKGSSGPAGGVGEPGGPGLQGMPGERGVPGPSGPKGDTGSVGDKGSEGKAGADGARGLPGSVGPVGPGGPNGDKGEPGPPGPSGRRGTRGIAGSTGEPGPTGAAGFAGPQGPDGQPGAKGEAGEPGLKGEGGPPGPQGTAGKSGGQGPVGVTGLKGGRGTQGPAGSAGFPGLPGGVGTPGSLGAVGADGPIGPPGKRGPPGVRGENGGVGRQGESGAPGPAGGPGEKGDSGEDGPPGPDGPPGPAGTAGQRGVVGQPGIRGESGMLGLPGPAGPPGKPGPVGSQGGKGPAGGVGLPGSTGPRGEAGPEGVTGEEGPPGKDGLVGQRGDRGNSGPEGLAGVPGSPGTEGPVGMTGSPGPEGEKGAKGPPGAPGGAGVRGKVGPQGPQGEKGAAGIQGERGQKGHRGFTGLQGLQGITGATGDVGAAGFAGPAGPRGPPGVVGPPGKEGNMGHPGPMGAPGSRGAGGDIGAQGPPGEPGPPGPPGSPGPPTAAVEDLFAGLVDYDFKGGIPEAVAFTEDDAAAVPPPLPEFNKDEALPNKAAAVLRTDTGVHATLKTLSGHLQNLRSPDGSKMNPAKTCQDILQCYPQKKSGEYWIDPNQGSAKDAIKVFCNMETGETCVAANPANVPRKAWWTKSSPTANKPVWFGADMNAGTKFRYGNKDEQPNAVSVQLKLLQLLSKEAHQSITYHCRNSVAHRDDKSGNLKRALILRGSNGQEVRAQGNPRLRYTVTEDGCSKSNGEWSKTVMEYRTQTPARLPVVDVAPLDIGRADQEFGLDIGPVCFS; from the exons ATGGGCCCCTCCGCGAGCTGCAGGCTCTCCGTCTGCGCGGCCCTCGCCTTGCTCCAGGTCATCGCCGTCAGCTGCCAGGACCGGGCCAGCAACG gcaaTGGGACAGCGAGCTGCAGCGTGGACGGCGAGCTGCACCTCCACAACGCCGTGTGGAAGCCGGAGCCGTgccgcgtgtgcgtgtgcgacGACGGCGTGTCGCTGTGCGAGGAGGTCGTGTGTCCCGTCCTCTCGCACTGCgagaacgcgcacacacacaccccggacGGGGAGTGCTGCCCCGTGTGCGACACCTTCGCCAGCGCCAGCAGGGCCGTCG CTATGATGAGCTTCCAG ggaCAGAAAGGTGAACCAGGAGACGTCCCACAC ATCGTGGGTCTTCCAGGACCGTCGGGACCGGCG GGGCCTCCGGGAGCGCAGGGCCACAGGGGACCCAgaggattcaaaggcagacgg GGCTTCCAAGGACCTCCGGGCTTCGATGGCGAGCCTGGTATTCCGGGAAATCCAGGACAGGCCGGACCCCCAGGACACCCATCCCTTCCCGGG ggGAACCTGGTGGCTCAGATGGCGTCGGGCTTCGGCGAGAAGTCCGGTCTGGCCGGCATGGTGTCTCAGACCCGG GGCGAAGCGGGACCTCGAGGACCTCCGGGATCTCCCGGACCACAG GGTCCGCACGGCGGCCAGGGGATCCCCGGAGAGGCCGGAGAGCCCGGACTGATG GGCGAGCCGGGTCACCGGGGTCCAGACGGACCGGCAGGGAAGAACGGGCCTGAC GGGCTACCCGGACCGTCAGGAGCGACGGGGGAGCCAGGATTTCCCGGATCGGCG GGCGCCCGAGGATTCCCCGGACTCCCGGGTCATCCTGGACTCAAAGGACACAAGGGACACGCTGGACCGACGGGATCGAGAGGCGAGCCGGGACCAGCCGGGGGGAAG GGTAAATCCGGCGCCTCCGGTGTGATGGGCGCTCCTGGTCCGCTG GGTCCGCCCGGCCTGCAGGGAGAGCGAGGCCGCCTGGGAGCGACCGGTCCTGCG ggGAAACGAGGGACGCCCGGAGACGTCGGCAAACCGGGACCTGTG GGTCCTCTGGGAATTCCCGGAGTTCCAGGATTCCCCGGGAGTCCGGGCATGAAGGGGGAGGCGGGGCCGACGGGGGTCCGGGGGAGTCCGGGGCCACAGGGGGCCAGAGGAGACGCCGGACATGTGGGACCTCCGGGGAAGACCGGGCAGCAG ggGGCAGAGGGGCCTGATGGAGCTCCAGGAAGTCGAGGACAGGCG GGGCTCGCGGGGATCCAGGGGCCCCCCGGGCAGACGGGTCAGCCGGGACCCCCTGGTCCCCAGGGAACCACCGGAGCACAGGGAGCCAAAGGCCAAGTG GGAGAAGAAGGAGTTCCTGGATTCAAAGGAGAGGCTGGACTGAAGGGAGAGCGa GGGGACCACGGCATTCCGGGTCCGCTGGGTCCGAtcggagaggaggggaagaggggaCCCCGGGGCGACGCCGGGTCCACGGGGAACCCAGGGCCGCAGGGAGAGACG ggagcTCCAGGAAACCGAGGTTTCCCTGGCGCTGATGGATTACCTGGACAGAAG GGAGCTCAGGGTGAGAGAGGGCTGCCCGGGTCAGCTGGAGCCAAGGGCTTAGAGGGAGACCCAGGACGGGCCGGAGAGCCAGGCCTCACAGGAGCTCGG GGTCTCACGGGACTGATCGGCGCCCAGGGTCCAGAGGGGAAGCCGGGACCGATG GGCTCGGCGGGAGACGACGGCAAGCAGGGTTCGGCCGGATCGACGGGCTCCAGGGGCCCCGCGGGCTCCATGGGTCTGCCGGGGCCCAAGGGCTTCACT GGGGACGCTGGGAAGATGGGggaggcgggcagcggaggAGCTCCCGGTCCGAGG gGAGCCAACGGGAAGGACGGCGAGGCGGGAGCCGCTGGGCCGGCCGGACCTCCT GGTCCCGCTGGTaaaagaggagagcaggggcCTCAGGGAGTGAACGGTTTCCAG ggaCTGCCTGGAACCCAAGGCCCGCCTGGAGAGTCGGGGAAACCGGGAGCTGAG GGTCTCGCGGGAGAAGTCGGCGCTAACGGAGCCACGGGTCCCAGA GGAGAACGAGGCCCTCCTGGAGAGAGGGGTGAAATTGGACCCAACGGGCTGCAGGGACCTAAAGGAGGTCCAGGTGGACCCGGACCAGACGGACCCAAG GGCAGCTCGGGTCCGGCCGGCGGTGTCGGAGAACCGGGCGGTCCGGGACTCCAGGGGATGCCTGGAGAGAGGGGGGTACCAGGACCATCGGGACCCAAAGGAGACACT GGTTCTGTTGGAGATAAAGGATCTGAAGGCAAAGCTGGAGCTGACGGTGCGAGg ggacttcctggttctgtcggCCCGGTCGGTCCTGGCGGACCCAACGGAGACAAG GGTGAACCCGGACCGCCGGGGCCGTCGGGGCGCAGAGGCACCAGAGGCATCGCG GGTTCTACGGGAGAGCCGGGTCCCACCGGCGCTGCTGGCTTCGCCGGGCCTCAA GGTCCGGACGGGCAGCCCGGGGCCAAAGGTGAAGCCGGCGAACCCGGATTGAAGGGTGAAGGGGGACCACCCGGTCCACAGGGGACGGCCGGGAAGTCTGGAGGACAG GGTCCCGTTGGCGTGACCGGACtgaaaggaggaagagggacTCAGGGTCCAGCG GGCTCTGCTGGATTTCCTGGCTTACCTGGAGGAGTGGGCACACCTGGATCCCTC GGTGCTGTCGGGGCTGACGGGCCCATAGGTCCTCCAGGAAAGCGCGGTCCTCCAGGGGTTCGAGGAGAGAACGGCGGTGTGGGGCGTCAGGGTGAAAGTGGAGCTCCGGGTCCCGCGGGTGGTCCTGGGGAGAAAGGAGACTCCGGCGAGGATGGACCTCCG GGTCCTGATGGACCTCCGGGACCGGCTGGCACGGCAGGACAGAGAGGTGTGGTGGGACAGCCTGGAATCAGAGGAGAGAGCGGCATGCTGGGACTTCCTGGTCCTGCT GGTCCGCCAGGAAAGCCTGGACCTGTTGGGTCTCAGGGGGGCAAAGGGCCAGCTGGTGGGGTGGGATTACCCGGCTCTACAGGCCCAAGAGGAGAGGCTGGGCCAGAG GGCGTCACTGGAGAAGAGGGGCCTCCGGGCAAAGACGGTCTCGTGGGACAGAGG GGAGACCGGGGAAACAGCGGTCCAGAGGGTCTGGCTGGTGTTCCGGGGTCTCCGGGGACGGAGGGTCCGGTGGGAATGACAGGCAGTCCGGGACCAGAAGGCGAAAAA GGTGCTAAAGGTCCAcctggagctccaggaggagcCGGAGTTCGAGGAAAAGTG GGCCCTCAAGGACCACAGGGAGAGAAAGGAGCCGCTGGAATTCAAGGAGAGAGGGGTCAGAAAGGTCACCGAGGCTTCACCGGACTCCAAGGCCTGCAAGGAATCACT GGGGCAACGGGAGACGTTGGAGCTGCAGGATTtgctggaccagctggacccagG GGGCCTCCAGGAGTGGTGGGACCACCAGGAAAGGAGGGCAACATGGGACACCCTGGACCGATGGGCGCTCCGGGCAGCAGAGGAGCCGGCGGAGACATCGGGGCTCAG GGTCctcctggagaacctggacctCCAGGTCCTCCGGGGTCTCCAGGGCCCCCTACGGCTGCAGTAGAAGACCTCTTCGCTGGGCTGGTGGATTATGACTTCAAAGGTGGCATCCCAGAGGCTGTGGCGTTCACAGAAGacgacgccgccgccgtccctccccctcttcccgaGTTCAACAAAGACGAAGCTCTTCCCAACAAGGCGGCGGCAGTCCTGCGCACCGACACTGGCGTGCACGCCACGCTCAAGACCCTCAGCGGACACCTGCAGAACCTCCGGAGCCCCGACGGCAGCAAGATGAACCCGGCCAAAACCTGCCAGGACATCCTGCAGTGCTACCCTCAGAAGAAGAGCG GAGAGTACTGGATCGACCCGAACCAGGGAAGCGCCAAGGACGCCATCAAGGTCTTCTGCAACATGGAGACCGGAGAGACCTGCGTGGCTGCCAATCCGGCCAACGTTCCCCGCAAAGCCTGGTGGACCAAGTCCAGCCCCACTGCCAACAAACCGGTGTGGTTCGGAGCCGACATGAATGCTGGAACCAAA TTCCGCTACGGGAACAAGGACGAGCAGCCCAACGCCGTGTCCgtgcagctgaagctgctgcagctcctgtccAAGGAGGCGCACCAGAGCATCACCTACCACTGCAGGAACAGCGTGGCCCACAGGGACGACAAGAGCGGCAACCTGAAGAGGGCGCTCATCCTCCGAGGCTCCAACGGCCAGGAGGTGCGAGCGCAAGGGAACCCGCGGCTGCGCTACACCGTCACCGAGGACGGCTGCTCG AAATCCAACGGGGAGTGGAGCAAGACGGTGATGGAGTACAGGACTCAGACTCCGGCCCGGCTGCCCGTCGTGGACGTGGCTCCTCTGGACATTGGAAGAGCCGATCAGGAGTTCGGCCTGGACATCGGCCCCGTGTGCTTCTCATGA